ATTAAAATAATACGATATCAGAACTCACATTTAGAGCTTTTAATATGTTCATCCATTGAGAAAAGACCTCAATGTGGGATGAACAGGAGGGCTCCCCACCCACTAGGAAATTAATTTAGTAACAAGCTGCCCATTAATGTCACAAATATAGATTAGCTGCAGATACACCCCAGTGACTACTGAATACCTAAGTCGCAGCTAGAATCAGATGCCAAGGACTAAGTTTGCCAGAGGGTTCCTTCCCCTTAATCATCGGTGGTAATCATTTTCCAGCATGAGGACAACACAAATCAACAGGATTCATAATGTTTATTTGAGCTACTAGTTGAGCTTCTCAATTCCCAGCCACCAAGAAACCACATTCAACTGTGCCATTGAGATACCGTTCAATATTACTAACACATATTTTCAACTTAAGAAATTTTCAGAACATAACTAAAACTCTATCTTCAAATATACCTGTATGGCTTTTCAtacattttctttttattgtcTTCCTTGTTATGTTTCCCTTTCCTTCGAATGAATCTATAAGCATAGTTGTTAAAATGACttcttttcaagaatttttaaaaatataataaaagctTCAACCTCGAATACAGTATAATTTCTATTTAGATGGGGCTTAAAGAGTGCACAATTGGTAAAGCTGAGCATCTAAGTGGACATTAGAGCAAGATGGTAAGAATAAAAGTTTGCTGCAGAGCTCTTGCTCCTTGTTCATTAGTGATATTCATTTTGCAGGATGATGGGTGTTGAGAGTTGCTGAGAATCTAGCAAGAGGCATGAGCATTTCAGTgagaattttttctttatatccTCAGCGTAGCGGGCCAGGGGGGATGCCTTAAAATTGGCATGCCCTTTGGTTATCATCTTTGGCAGTACATCACCAACTTACACATGCAAAGCAAAGCCATGGAGATTTCAGGatgtcttttttattttttatttttatttttggatagaTAAAAAGGAAGGGGTATAGTCAGGTTTAAACCCCACTCAAATACAAAAGCTGGGATGGGCCTCTACCATGGCCATCCCTGTCATTTTAAAGAGTATCATTTTTACAATTAGTAAGTTTTATGATTGAAATGTCAGAAATCGGCAAGAAAAAGAATAGATCAATGAACTGGTGTATATGGTAGTACCTTGTTGTTGGACGGCAGGAAGGTTCAGGATGAAGAAGCCAAAGACAAAAGCCAGCTTCCATTGGATATCCAGAAAGAAAATTTGGTGGAAGAATCCGACGATTCAATTCCAACATCACTGCTGAATGCTCCTCCCATGATTCAAAACAGCAGAGCAACTGGTGGAAACAGCCCACGCTAGTCAGAAAAAATAGCCTTTCAAGTTTCATCCCAACTCCTTggattaatataaaaaaaaaaataagtaaatgaagaggggaaaaaaaatcaacatGACTAAGAAGCAACAGAAAAGACTTGACTGCCTTTGTGTATTCAATTGAAGCAGCAGATAATTAGATAGACATTTTAATAGTTTATTTCAAATACAGAGAAGCAATAGATAGGACCGAATGTTGATGTTTATTCAATTAAAATCTCAATAGTTTATTTAAAAGACACTAAATTTGGAATGCAAATGCAGACAGAAGGCGGCAGAAATGCCCCTCCTGAACCACTATCATAATATTAGGTGTGCACAGTGGATACTACGCTTTAACAACTGAGCATGCCATAAACTGACAAATCAACGCTGCGCAAGAAAATTGGTTAAATGTATCTCTCTCTCAAAAGCCTACAATCACAACTTTAGGGGCCTTCTTCCATATCAGGTAGACAAAAGTGCTAAGAGTAGTATGCAGCATATCAACAGAGCTCTGCACCTCTAAATCGCCCAGGCTTATAAAGTGTGGTCTTCCTATATGTCTTATTCATAAAACATTTGGCACCAGATCACTCTAAAACAAATGCTTCAAATATTTCAGGCGAAATCACTGCCATAATCGACACCCCCTCACCCCCCTCaaaagggaaaaataaaaaataaaaaaaaggccATGTGATTGGTTTCCAACCCAACCCACAAAGCTCAATCTTGGAAAGGGGGAAGTTGTACCGTTCACTGGGAATCCAAGATGGTTCAAAACTAAAACACCTGCCTCTTAAGAGGCAATTAAATGTAAACAAAAATCCCCTATGTTTTATGTTGAACAAATTCCATGCAATCATCCTAATGATAGTGCTTACTTTTAAGTAAAGCTATTTGGGTCCCTTTACTTCTGATTGACACAATCAAAGGAGTGTACTCGCGAATTTTGGTTCAATGAAGGACTTTTCTGAGGTCTCTCAAATAGGCTCTAACTAAGAAAGTACAGGTCCTTGCATGCGTCAATTTGAAATAGAGGCACCAAAATATTTAAAAGTACATGGGCAGACTTTTGAGTTTGATTTCATTCAAAGAGAATTGTGTTTCAAAACCAATTTAAAGGCTCAAAAAACAACTTGGAGACATTGTACTCCGTCACACGTTCTTTCCATAGTATATATCTTAATACATATGGTTCAGCATGATGGTATACGTAAACAAAGATTATGTATTCCTATTACATAATCATGCCTAAATTATCAAACATATATTCATTAGAACATGATTTCCACACATTACTAAAACAGTTTAAATTCAAGTTGTATGACTAACATTGAAGCTAGAAAATAATCAAATCAAATACCACGATAAACAATTATATAAAGAATTCCACAATACATATGCTTACCTCAAATAGAAGAATGCCAAGACCATAGATGTTTGATGAAAACATGCAGCCCTTCTTATTCAGCATCTCTGGACTAGTATACCACTTCATTTCCACCTGATCATTTACAAAAGCTGATGGTTGATGTATTGGGATGTGTGTATTATAGTGCAAATTATTACTGACATAGTGTCCAACTGATCCAATATCCTGAGGATTGGAGAAGTTGATACCAATATCGTGGCTAGTTTCACTTCTAAGGTGATGTTCAGATGCATGCTCAGATTGGTGCCTAAGAGAATTCATGTTCCCACTGAATTTTTGTTGCTTCACGCCCATACAACCACAGGAATCCATATCTTTCGCCAATGGCCTTTTCTTAGCCATATTCCAATATATTTCTGATTCTCTTCGCACTAATGAACCAATATATTCAATTCTATTTTCTGGCAATAAAATGAAACAAGATGGGCATAGGTCTTGTAAGGCCAGTTCATGAGAGTGTGCAAAGTCCACCAATTCCACAATTTGTTTAAACAAATACAAGCTCTTGGCTTTATCAATGTTACGACACCCAGGCTTCAACCAATTTCTCAAATTGATACcatcataaaaaaaatttggatcAACTTTATCAAAACTGTGAGGAGAAGATTGGTCATGGCTGGTACTTGAGTCCAATAAGGCTCCAAAAGCCACCCTATGGGCCAAAGTTTTGCTATTTTGGGCCACAATTTCATTACCAAATCCACTGCAAGCTTCTGGGCTTTGACACTCTATCCCCTTACCTTTGGTTCTCTTAGCAAAAAACGGAGAAAATCCAGAAATAGATAATATCTTTGATTGTGTACCATTAAAAGGTGCTGTTTTGCTTGAGATGATGTTGTTGCCACTGTTATTTAATTGAACAGAGATCTCTTTTGGACCTTCATCAATTTGCTTGCTCAACAAAGGTTTCATATCCTGTGAATCACAGGGCAATGTCTTCAAATCCTCCTTGATACTCATCTTATCCTTTTCTAACCTACAGTTTCCAACCAAATTCTTACCTCTAGACCCACTTTCCAGATGATATAGATGATTCCATTGGTTTTGCCTAAAATGCATTCCTTCTCTACTAGTTAACCTGCTAATAGTAGCTAAGCTTGGGCTTGTATAATTTTTTGTTGCTAGCTCTTTCATCACAAGCCCAACATCAATCATAGAACAAGAACTGGGGCAAGTAGGCTTGGATTCATCTAAAGAAGTCACGCAACTGCTTAGACCCTTACTCCCTACAGAATCTGCATAAATAAAAGTTGAATTCTGATGCACATTACCCCCACCAGCTGCATGTGCGTTTGGTGATTTTACCATACTGGAACCATCATGCTTCAATTGAGGATCATAATCTTTCAATTGAAGTTCTGGACTCACCGCAACATCCTCTACAGCCAATTCATCATTGTCTTGCTTCATGTTATTGAAACCAACCATATTCAGTCAACATGTATGTTTTGCACTTGTTTCAACTTAAGGTCATTATCTTTTTTACTTTAATTGTTACTATTATTGTCTTTTGAGTTTTAAACTCAATGCAACATCCTTTGCAGCCATTTCGTTGTCTTTTATGTGTCATTGAAACAAACCTTAACCAGCATTCAAGATATGCTTTGCTAATGTCCTGcacaataaaaattcaaaaataaaaatgatttatcATAAACAAGAGGAGCATGATAACATGTAGACAAGCATGTAATCTGTAATATATGTACACACAGAGAAATAAAGATACATTACATGTGTACAACATCTAGTTAAAGAAAAATATCTCCAAAGAATTCAGCATTGTTGATTAAAGACATAAAAAAAGGGGCATCCCTACACCATAAGACTCCCCGCTTTGAGAGGATAGGGGGAGGGTCATCACAGCGTACGCAGCCATAGATGTCAAATAGATTCGAATTGTGAATCGAGAATCGAATAGAATCGTAAGATTCagtacaaatttccaaaatcaattctaaaggacatgcatatattgatatataaaCAAGAAGCAAATgtaaagtattgtgtgaatggctgAATGGTTTGGCCtcgagttctgtatattatatatagactttacaagaatgctatacatggaaagcaaataagttccagcatgattctagccctatacatgtaaactataatctgtcaaaaaTATGTGCCAACTGTACAGAATAATGAatggaaaaataaggaaataattgtgggctgaaataaggaaagaagtGTGGGCAGCAAGgcttttgctgtttgctgttccgttgacagcttcccctcaaattgatgcaggttgatcaacaagcatcaatttgcttcttaggaagcaatgtcaatgacgagtgagagccttggtgaagatatcagcaatttgtaattcagtggaaatatgtggaagagtgataacacaaGCTTCAAAGCTTCACAGATggagtgacaatcaacttcaatatgcttcgtgcacTCATGATGGACAGGATTGGCCATGATCGAggatagcactcgtattattGGCATGTAGGGGTGTAGGATTGGTCTCAGAGAAATCTAACTCAGCAAGCAAAcctcgaagccaaataattttAGAACAAGTAAGAGACATCGCCCGATATTCAGATTCCGTCGATGACTtggaaactctgtcttgcttcttactcttccaagagatcaatgcatcacctaagaacacaccaaccagtgatggagcgacgtgtatctgcacaaccagcccaatcatCATCACTATAAGCAACAAGGCAAGTAGAATTGCCTGtagggaagaataaaccacgggCAGAAGTGCCCAAaacatagcgtatgatcctacggacagtagccaaatgaagatgacgaggacTCTGAAGAAACTGGCCGACTTGCTGTACAGCAAAAAAAATGTCTGGTCTAATAATGGTGAGAtagactacccaccaacttccggtataaactgggatcagcaagtaagtcaccctcctctttgtgaagcttgacatttaattccatgggagtatcaacagaagtaccctCTTGAAGGCCATCTATAGCCACCAaatcactagcatacttatgttgattgagtgaaataccagAGGGACTACGATGCagctcaagaccaagaaaatatgtaagagacccaagatctttcatatgaaaggactttgagagatgagtcttgagctgagcaagtaaagcagaatcggaaccagtgatcacaatatcatcaacataaatcaaaagaacaacaatacccatgtctgatttccGAAGAAACAATTGAGTTtcatacttgctctgcttgaatgaaaattgtaataaagtggtgcggaatttatcaaaccCGACCCTCagagcttgtttaagaccataaagagagcgacgaaacttacacacatgtgaagtcagagagggaaacaagcccgggggtggcttcatataaatacactctttaagatccttgtgaagaaaagcattcttgacatccatttgatgtagtggccaatcactggaagcagcaatagccagaatcatacgaacagtagtcatcttagccacaggagcaaaggtctcttcataattgacaccatattcctgattattcccaagtgcaacaaggcgagctttgtaatGATCCGGACTTCCATCAGATCGGACCTTGAAtgagtaaacccatttgcaacccagaggaacaatggtgggaggacaaggctcaatgtgCCAAGTGTGACTAGCCTctagagcggcaatttcttcCTACATAGCTTGTTGCCAACAATCATGGTTGGCAACGTGTGAGTAggatgtgggaatatctaaattggccAATGCAACAGTAAGAGCTGAAACAGAATTGCCAAAACTGGAAGAGTTCCCCCATACCTATCTCGGGGTTTAAACACTCAAGGAGAGTGATgtaccaaaggctctggaggtACTGATTGAATCTGGAGCGCGGTAGGATCA
This region of Malania oleifera isolate guangnan ecotype guangnan chromosome 10, ASM2987363v1, whole genome shotgun sequence genomic DNA includes:
- the LOC131166319 gene encoding protein SUPPRESSOR OF PHYA-105 1-like isoform X2, producing the protein MVGFNNMKQDNDELAVEDVAVSPELQLKDYDPQLKHDGSSMVKSPNAHAAGGGNVHQNSTFIYADSVGSKGLSSCVTSLDESKPTCPSSCSMIDVGLVMKELATKNYTSPSLATISRLTSREGMHFRQNQWNHLYHLESGSRGKNLVGNCRLEKDKMSIKEDLKTLPCDSQDMKPLLSKQIDEGPKEISVQLNNSGNNIISSKTAPFNGTQSKILSISGFSPFFAKRTKGKGIECQSPEACSGFGNEIVAQNSKTLAHRVAFGALLDSSTSHDQSSPHSFDKVDPNFFYDGINLRNWLKPGCRNIDKAKSLYLFKQIVELVDFAHSHELALQDLCPSCFILLPENRIEYIGSLVRRESEIYWNMAKKRPLAKDMDSCGCMGVKQQKFSGNMNSLRHQSEHASEHHLRSETSHDIGINFSNPQDIGSVGHYVSNNLHYNTHIPIHQPSAFVNDQVEMKWYTSPEMLNKKGCMFSSNIYGLGILLFELLCCFESWEEHSAVMLELNRRILPPNFLSGYPMEAGFCLWLLHPEPSCRPTTREILQSELLYGSQEMHLGDNLSFPAEDDDAESERLLDFLISLKENREKCASRLVGNIRCLEEDIKEVERRHLLRSFSVCCWTHKDFPVARERDPHLEGHKGLNVLSRSLSSSNMKEAWLMKNISQIENAYFAMRSQLQITESAAITRSDKNLLKSRETWLQVQNESEELSVNQIPTDHLGGFFEGLCMFARYSKLEVCGTLRNGDLLSSTNVICSLSLSRDEDYIAAASVSKKIKIFEFRALLNDSVDIHYPVIEMSNKSKLSCVCWNNYIKNYLVSTDYDGVVQIWDAGTGQGYSQHKEHEKRAWSVDFSQIDPTKFASGSDDCSVKLWSINEKNSIGTIWSPANVCCVQFSAYSSHLLVFGSADYKIYGYDLRHTRIPWCTLSGHGKAVSYTKFLDPETLVSASTDNSLKLWDLNKTNSAGMSSNACSLTFRGHTNEKVFTYHRSLPMPITSFKFGSIDPTPRRNINDYNGQFVSSVCWRGKSNMVLAANSTGNIKLLQLV
- the LOC131166319 gene encoding protein SUPPRESSOR OF PHYA-105 1-like isoform X3; translation: MVGFNNMKQDNDELAVEDVAVSPELQLKDYDPQLKHDGSSMVKSPNAHAAGGGNVHQNSTFIYADSVGSKGLSSCVTSLDESKPTCPSSCSMIDVGLVMKELATKNYTSPSLATISRLTSREGMHFRQNQWNHLYHLESGSRGKNLVGNCRLEKDKMSIKEDLKTLPCDSQDMKPLLSKQIDEGPKEISVQLNNSGNNIISSKTAPFNGTQSKILSISGFSPFFAKRTKGKGIECQSPEACSGFGNEIVAQNSKTLAHRVAFGALLDSSTSHDQSSPHSFDKVDPNFFYDGINLRNWLKPGCRNIDKAKSLYLFKQIVELVDFAHSHELALQDLCPSCFILLPENRIEYIGSLVRRESEIYWNMAKKRPLAKDMDSCGCMGVKQQKFSGNMNSLRHQSEHASEHHLRSETSHDIGINFSNPQDIGSVGHYVSNNLHYNTHIPIHQPSAFVNDQVEMKWYTSPEMLNKKGCMFSSNIYGLGILLFELLCCFESWEEHSAVMLELNRRILPPNFLSGYPMEAGFCLWLLHPEPSCRPTTREILQSELLYGSQEMHLGDNLSFPAEDDDAESERLLDFLISLKENREKCASRLVGNIRCLEEDIKEVERRHLLRSFSVCCWTHKDFPVARERDPHLEGHKGLNVLSRSLSSSNMKEAWLMKNISQIENAYFAMRSQLQITESAAITRSDKNLLKSRETWLQVQNESEELSVNQIPTDHLGGFFEGLCMFARYSKLEVCGTLRNGDLLSSTNVICSLSLSRDEDYIAAASVSKKIKIFEFRALLNDSVDIHYPVIEMSNKSKLSCVCWNNYIKNYLVSTDYDGVVQIWDAGTGQGYSQHKEHEKRAWSVDFSQIDPTKFASGSDDCSVKLWSINEKNSIGTIWSPANVCCVQFSAYSSHLLVFGSADYKIYGYDLRHTRIPWCTLSGHGKAVSYTKFLDPETLVSASTDNSLKLWDLNKTNSAGMSSNACSLTFRGHTNEKNFVGLSVLDGYIACGSETNEFVSSVCWRGKSNMVLAANSTGNIKLLQLV
- the LOC131166319 gene encoding protein SUPPRESSOR OF PHYA-105 1-like isoform X1 yields the protein MVGFNNMKQDNDELAVEDVAVSPELQLKDYDPQLKHDGSSMVKSPNAHAAGGGNVHQNSTFIYADSVGSKGLSSCVTSLDESKPTCPSSCSMIDVGLVMKELATKNYTSPSLATISRLTSREGMHFRQNQWNHLYHLESGSRGKNLVGNCRLEKDKMSIKEDLKTLPCDSQDMKPLLSKQIDEGPKEISVQLNNSGNNIISSKTAPFNGTQSKILSISGFSPFFAKRTKGKGIECQSPEACSGFGNEIVAQNSKTLAHRVAFGALLDSSTSHDQSSPHSFDKVDPNFFYDGINLRNWLKPGCRNIDKAKSLYLFKQIVELVDFAHSHELALQDLCPSCFILLPENRIEYIGSLVRRESEIYWNMAKKRPLAKDMDSCGCMGVKQQKFSGNMNSLRHQSEHASEHHLRSETSHDIGINFSNPQDIGSVGHYVSNNLHYNTHIPIHQPSAFVNDQVEMKWYTSPEMLNKKGCMFSSNIYGLGILLFELLCCFESWEEHSAVMLELNRRILPPNFLSGYPMEAGFCLWLLHPEPSCRPTTREILQSELLYGSQEMHLGDNLSFPAEDDDAESERLLDFLISLKENREKCASRLVGNIRCLEEDIKEVERRHLLRSFSVCCWTHKDFPVARERDPHLEGHKGLNVLSRSLSSSNMKEAWLMKNISQIENAYFAMRSQLQITESAAITRSDKNLLKSRETWLQVQNESEELSVNQIPTDHLGGFFEGLCMFARYSKLEVCGTLRNGDLLSSTNVICSLSLSRDEDYIAAASVSKKIKIFEFRALLNDSVDIHYPVIEMSNKSKLSCVCWNNYIKNYLVSTDYDGVVQIWDAGTGQGYSQHKEHEKRAWSVDFSQIDPTKFASGSDDCSVKLWSINEKNSIGTIWSPANVCCVQFSAYSSHLLVFGSADYKIYGYDLRHTRIPWCTLSGHGKAVSYTKFLDPETLVSASTDNSLKLWDLNKTNSAGMSSNACSLTFRGHTNEKNFVGLSVLDGYIACGSETNEVFTYHRSLPMPITSFKFGSIDPTPRRNINDYNGQFVSSVCWRGKSNMVLAANSTGNIKLLQLV